From a single Candoia aspera isolate rCanAsp1 chromosome 2, rCanAsp1.hap2, whole genome shotgun sequence genomic region:
- the LOC134490187 gene encoding thioredoxin-like: MLPNMHNQKEFEEFLKNAGPRLVVVDFTAKWCGPCKMIRPFLHELAVRYENVLFCIVDVDLAVDVAVLCDIVVVPTFQFFMKGDKIFEITGANEKKLEDKVKELM, encoded by the exons ATGTTGCCGAATATGCACAATCAG AAAGAATTTGAGGAATTTCTGAAGAATGCAGGACCCCGCCTTGTTGTGGTGGACTTTACAGCAAAGTGGTGTGGGCCTTGCAAAATGATTCGTCCTTTTCTTCAT GAGTTGGCTGTTCGATACGAAAATGTTCTGTTCTGTATCGTTGATGTGGACTTGGCAGTG GATGTAGCTGTCCTCTGCGATATTGTTGTTGTGCCAACATTTCAGTTCTTCATGAAAGGAGATAAG ATTTTCGAAATAACAGGGGCTAATGAAAAAAAGCTTGAAGACAAGGTTAAAGAACTTATGTAA